The Syntrophorhabdales bacterium genome segment CACCTTCAGGAAGGAGTATGGAGATCTCGGCATACGGATACTCCATTATTCCGAAAAGGTGAAAGAGTTGCTGGAAGGCGGATCTCTGAAGCCGGAACGCCGGTACGATAAGAAAGTGGTCTACCACGACCCCTGTTTTCTGGGTAAACAGAATGCGATCTTCGACGAGCCGAGAGTGTTGCTTGCCAAGGCTATCGGCTCGGACTTGCTGGAATTCACCCGTATGCGTGAGAATTCCCTTTGCTGCGAGGGTGGCGGGGGCAGGATGTTCTTCGATGTTGAGGCGACGTATCAGCGAAACAGCGAAGTGCGCGTAAAGGAAGCGCTCGACATGGGTGCCGAGATCATAGCTACGAGCTGTCCTTTCTGTGTCATGAATCTTGAGGATCCGGCAACTGAAAAGGGGCTCTCTGTAAAAGAAGTGTCTGAAATACTGATGGAGGTCATCTGATATGGAGATCGTGGTCTTTACGAAGAGAGTGCCTGTCACGCAGGAAGAGGAGCTTCGCATCCTGGGAGACGGTCAGTCTGTCAATTTGAGCAAGCTTCCCTTTCGGATGAACGACTGGGACAATTACGCAGTGGAGGAAGCAGTAAAGATTGTAGAAAAAGGTGGCGGCGGTGTTACAGGCATTGCGATAGGAGACAAGGAAGCAGACGAAGTCCTGAGACGCGCCATAGCCATGGGTGCGAAGGATGGAATACTCCTGGAAACTGAGGCTGCTCCGCATGATCCTTTCGCGAGAGCAATGCTTGCCTATAACTTTCTCAAGAAAGAGAACATCTCCTTTGATGCGATCTTTACAGGTGTTCAGGCTGAGGATGACCAGTTTGCCGCATTCGGAGGCATACTGGCTGCTCTGCTCAAAGTTCCTTTCGCTGC includes the following:
- a CDS encoding electron transfer flavoprotein subunit beta/FixA family protein encodes the protein MEIVVFTKRVPVTQEEELRILGDGQSVNLSKLPFRMNDWDNYAVEEAVKIVEKGGGGVTGIAIGDKEADEVLRRAIAMGAKDGILLETEAAPHDPFARAMLAYNFLKKENISFDAIFTGVQAEDDQFAAFGGILAALLKVPFAAQVIGTDTVEKDHLVVRRELEGGLQERVRVSLPCVLSIQSGINEPRYVSIMGVRKASKVERKVLKAAAYAEDAKSLIEVTQWVYPPKKEGAAMITGDVGEVCGKLLGILKEKGVYQ